The Mesorhizobium koreense genome includes a window with the following:
- the icmH gene encoding type IVB secretion system protein IcmH/DotU: MTGRSKSFGSKRPAPAGQSIHPDDAEPEGGDATRISHGAQDEGTVFDASFANQSPEPPAGTVFLSDRQPDARPPEARGNASIREDALLGAFAQVPYEAGNPLLAAAAPLLMLLGDLRLLPSDPEPQPLRQHLSDAIREFERKASDSGTTEDDARTATYMLCETADDIVGSLPGIDRTAWLQDGMLMRFFRVETAGTGFYEALNAMLVDPEPHCDLLELMHACLSLGFEGQYRARSDGGQALERVRRDIYETLRHFRPRAAPDISPQWEGLGSTLPRKRRIPLWVIAAALPALVTGAFFAARTLTADRAAIVADELGNLNPRDPAIIRHAAFAAHDLPATATTPTPPSPSLLSSPASSSSPPPSSPTAKPDAQIDRLRNELSAEIANGTLTVAAKGEFVAIEIASAALFDPDSARIKRTFDTVARSVVAALDKEQGPLAIVGYTDSRKPGAASVFKSNYDLSFARAKAIKDILIRTIGDPSRLHIEGKGDLDPIADNATAEGRARNRRMDILIRREQAP; encoded by the coding sequence ATGACCGGAAGGAGCAAATCCTTCGGTTCGAAGCGTCCTGCGCCTGCAGGGCAGAGTATCCACCCTGACGATGCGGAACCGGAAGGCGGCGACGCCACCCGCATCAGCCACGGCGCCCAAGACGAAGGAACGGTTTTCGACGCCTCCTTCGCGAACCAGTCACCCGAGCCACCAGCCGGCACCGTTTTTCTTTCGGACAGGCAACCGGACGCACGGCCTCCGGAGGCGCGCGGCAACGCTTCGATCCGCGAAGATGCCTTGCTCGGCGCCTTCGCCCAGGTCCCTTATGAAGCCGGCAATCCGCTGCTCGCCGCAGCCGCGCCTCTTCTCATGCTTCTCGGCGACCTGCGCCTGCTTCCCTCGGACCCCGAGCCGCAACCGCTGCGGCAGCACCTTTCCGACGCCATCCGCGAATTCGAGCGCAAGGCGTCCGACAGCGGAACAACGGAAGACGATGCCCGCACCGCAACATATATGCTTTGCGAAACGGCCGACGACATCGTCGGCAGCTTGCCCGGCATCGACCGCACCGCCTGGCTCCAGGACGGCATGCTGATGCGGTTCTTCCGCGTCGAGACTGCCGGTACCGGGTTCTACGAGGCGCTCAACGCCATGCTCGTCGACCCCGAGCCGCATTGCGACCTCCTGGAACTCATGCATGCCTGCCTGTCGCTCGGCTTCGAGGGTCAATACCGCGCCAGATCCGACGGCGGGCAAGCGCTGGAACGGGTTCGCCGGGATATTTACGAGACGCTCCGCCATTTCCGGCCGCGGGCGGCGCCGGATATCTCCCCGCAATGGGAGGGGCTCGGTTCGACCTTGCCGCGGAAGCGCCGCATCCCGCTTTGGGTGATCGCAGCGGCGCTGCCGGCGCTCGTCACGGGCGCGTTCTTCGCCGCGCGGACGCTCACTGCCGATCGCGCCGCGATCGTCGCCGATGAACTGGGAAATCTCAATCCGCGCGACCCGGCGATCATCCGTCATGCCGCCTTCGCCGCCCACGACCTGCCGGCCACCGCCACAACGCCGACACCACCATCACCATCACTGCTATCGTCACCAGCCTCGTCGTCATCGCCACCGCCATCCTCGCCGACGGCAAAACCCGACGCACAGATAGACCGTCTCCGCAACGAGCTTTCCGCCGAGATAGCGAATGGAACGCTGACCGTCGCGGCGAAGGGAGAATTCGTCGCCATCGAGATCGCCAGCGCCGCACTTTTCGATCCGGACTCGGCGCGGATCAAGCGGACGTTCGACACGGTCGCGAGAAGCGTCGTCGCCGCGCTCGACAAGGAGCAGGGACCGCTCGCGATCGTGGGCTATACGGACAGCCGGAAGCCGGGTGCGGCGAGCGTCTTCAAGTCGAACTACGACCTCTCGTTCGCCAGGGCGAAGGCTATCAAGGATATCCTGATCCGGACGATCGGCGATCCGTCGCGCCTCCATATCGAAGGCAAGGGCGACCTGGATCCGATCGCCGACAATGCGACGGCCGAAGGCCGCGCCCGCAACCGGCGCATGGATATCCTGATCCGCAGGGAGCAGGCCCCGTGA
- the tagH gene encoding type VI secretion system-associated FHA domain protein TagH: MFINLTVENAEVLPGGAPLDYRSADGGAFEIGRQGSDWTLPDPERIVSSRHCSIAYRDGAYWLRDLSRNGTFVNGSKERLGAPYRLRHGDRLRIGRYIVRVALEEAGPADHGASKDVLGETGRAVPFSFADDPFLAQHGKGRAEVLPRQEQARSTPARAVPSSSPQPSGRPSDDLLRLIADAAGIPREALTGRDPREVASEIGVILRVVAEELATLLKARAAAKSMVKSSHRTMIGGAENNPLKFVPSTGEMLEIMFSRRRPGYMDAARSVEDAFRDLKTHEMATYAAMQTALARLIEDISPATIEKKLTPSSFMSKKARAWDALLAAWAAREEVHENGMLDVFLAYFSEAYADASRER, translated from the coding sequence ATGTTCATCAACTTGACGGTCGAGAACGCGGAAGTGCTGCCGGGCGGCGCACCTCTTGACTACAGGTCGGCGGACGGCGGCGCCTTCGAAATCGGGCGGCAAGGCAGTGACTGGACCTTGCCCGATCCCGAGAGGATCGTCTCGTCCAGGCATTGCAGCATAGCGTACCGGGACGGCGCCTATTGGCTCCGCGACCTGTCGCGCAACGGAACTTTCGTCAACGGCTCCAAAGAACGGCTTGGAGCGCCCTACCGGCTGCGGCACGGCGACCGGCTGCGCATCGGACGCTACATCGTCCGCGTCGCACTGGAGGAGGCCGGGCCGGCCGACCACGGCGCCAGCAAAGACGTTCTCGGCGAGACCGGGCGCGCGGTTCCGTTTTCCTTTGCGGATGATCCCTTTCTCGCGCAGCACGGCAAAGGCCGCGCCGAGGTGCTTCCCCGGCAGGAACAGGCCCGGAGCACGCCCGCGCGCGCCGTTCCCTCGTCCTCGCCGCAGCCTTCCGGGCGGCCATCGGACGATCTTCTGCGCCTGATTGCCGATGCCGCGGGCATCCCGCGCGAAGCCCTGACCGGGCGCGATCCTCGCGAAGTGGCGTCCGAAATCGGCGTCATCCTGCGCGTGGTCGCGGAAGAACTCGCAACGCTCCTCAAGGCGCGCGCGGCCGCAAAGAGCATGGTCAAGAGCAGTCACCGGACGATGATCGGTGGAGCGGAAAACAACCCGCTGAAATTCGTGCCGTCGACCGGGGAAATGCTGGAGATCATGTTCTCCCGGCGCAGGCCGGGCTATATGGACGCGGCACGGAGCGTCGAAGACGCGTTTCGCGATCTCAAGACCCACGAGATGGCGACTTACGCCGCCATGCAGACCGCGCTGGCGCGGCTGATCGAGGACATATCGCCCGCCACGATCGAGAAGAAGCTGACGCCCTCCTCCTTCATGTCGAAGAAGGCGCGTGCGTGGGATGCGCTGCTGGCGGCGTGGGCGGCGCGCGAGGAGGTCCACGAAAACGGCATGCTCGACGTGTTCCTCGCCTATTTCAGCGAGGCCTACGCCGACGCGTCGAGGGAACGGTAG
- a CDS encoding type VI secretion system Vgr family protein: MSDDRAAVIETPIGSEQLTFARMVGRDEISRCFAYTVGFVSKNSEIDPLSMLGGPVSIEGESGGPKRWFSGIISEFRLTRIEDRLTHYEAVVRPWLWLLANTTDCRIFQQMSVVEIVEKIFSKYGAAKFEKRLQGSYPPREYCVQYDESDLDFVQRLLEHEGIMYFFEHGEGEHTLILADAMNKLKPAPGYETVHYHFEGRAARRDMEYITEWIPSSSVRPGAYAHTDFDFKKPGADLMTKSSHAFGHKEASGENYRQPGAHLDVGRGDTIAAVRREELQAPHRRVAAAGTVRGLFPGCTFKLEGFPRDDQNREYLVVGAEYTLYDPEYRSGAEAGGENFEVVLELAPTSVPFRPPRLTPRPIMRGPQTATVVGPSGEEIFTDEYARVKVQFHWDRLGKKDQNSSCFVRVSQTWAGSNWGFIQIPRIGQEVIVDFVEGDPDRPIITGRVYNGAQMPPYGLPANATQSGVKSNSSKGGGGWNEFRFEDKAGSEEVYFQAQKDHKLLVKNDRSKHVQHDQSDRIDHDAKHSVGHNLDEDVGNDKTVKVGVDQTTNIGSNDTETVGTNRSLTVGSNETIGIGANSTETIGANHSQTVAIVQTISIGAARVDTVGTSETRSVGGPQANTIGATRSVAVGADQSHAIGASDSWQIAADQGVKIGGAQSTEIGAERSAKVAADDATEVGGSRGLKIAKGSLVEVGEDGAMKIGKDLLIDAGDSIVIKCGSAAISMKKDGTINIEGKDISINGSGKINVKASSEITMKGSKINQN, encoded by the coding sequence ATGTCCGACGACCGTGCCGCCGTCATTGAAACGCCGATCGGGTCGGAGCAATTGACCTTCGCCCGCATGGTTGGGCGGGACGAGATCAGCCGTTGTTTCGCCTATACCGTCGGCTTCGTCTCGAAGAATTCCGAGATCGACCCCCTTTCCATGCTGGGCGGCCCCGTCTCCATCGAAGGCGAGTCCGGCGGACCCAAGCGCTGGTTCTCGGGCATCATCTCGGAATTCCGCCTGACGCGGATCGAGGACCGCCTGACACATTACGAGGCCGTGGTCCGACCCTGGCTCTGGCTCCTGGCGAATACGACGGACTGCCGGATTTTCCAGCAGATGAGCGTCGTCGAGATCGTCGAGAAGATTTTCTCCAAATACGGCGCGGCGAAATTCGAGAAGCGGCTGCAGGGTTCCTATCCGCCGCGCGAATATTGCGTCCAGTACGACGAGAGCGATCTCGACTTCGTGCAGCGGCTGCTCGAGCATGAAGGCATCATGTATTTTTTCGAGCATGGCGAGGGCGAGCATACGCTGATCCTCGCCGACGCGATGAACAAGCTGAAGCCGGCGCCCGGCTATGAGACGGTCCACTATCATTTCGAGGGCCGCGCGGCGCGCCGGGACATGGAATATATAACCGAGTGGATCCCGTCGAGTTCGGTCCGGCCCGGCGCCTATGCGCATACCGATTTCGATTTCAAGAAGCCCGGCGCCGACCTGATGACGAAGTCGTCCCATGCCTTCGGCCACAAGGAAGCGTCGGGCGAAAACTACCGCCAGCCCGGCGCGCATCTCGATGTCGGGCGTGGCGACACCATCGCTGCGGTCCGCCGCGAGGAGTTGCAGGCGCCGCATCGCCGCGTTGCGGCGGCCGGCACCGTGCGCGGGCTTTTCCCCGGCTGCACGTTCAAGCTGGAAGGTTTTCCGCGGGATGACCAGAATCGGGAATATCTGGTCGTCGGCGCCGAATACACGCTCTACGATCCCGAATACAGAAGCGGCGCCGAGGCCGGGGGCGAGAATTTCGAGGTGGTGCTGGAACTCGCGCCGACGAGCGTCCCTTTCCGCCCGCCGCGCCTCACGCCGCGCCCGATCATGCGTGGGCCGCAGACGGCGACGGTGGTCGGTCCGTCGGGTGAGGAGATATTCACCGACGAGTATGCGCGCGTGAAGGTGCAGTTCCACTGGGACCGGCTCGGCAAGAAGGACCAGAACAGCTCCTGCTTCGTGCGCGTATCGCAGACCTGGGCAGGCAGCAATTGGGGCTTCATCCAGATTCCGCGCATCGGCCAGGAGGTGATCGTCGACTTCGTCGAGGGCGACCCGGATCGGCCGATCATCACGGGCCGCGTCTATAACGGCGCGCAGATGCCGCCCTACGGGCTGCCTGCCAACGCCACGCAGTCGGGCGTGAAGAGCAATTCGTCCAAGGGTGGAGGGGGTTGGAACGAGTTCCGTTTCGAGGACAAGGCCGGATCGGAGGAGGTCTATTTCCAGGCGCAGAAGGACCATAAGTTGCTGGTCAAGAACGATCGCTCGAAGCATGTGCAGCACGACCAGTCGGACCGGATAGACCACGACGCAAAGCATTCGGTAGGCCATAACCTCGACGAGGATGTCGGCAACGACAAGACGGTGAAGGTGGGCGTCGACCAGACCACCAATATCGGCTCCAACGACACCGAGACGGTGGGCACCAACCGCTCGCTGACTGTCGGCTCGAACGAAACGATCGGCATCGGCGCCAACTCGACGGAGACGATCGGCGCCAACCACAGCCAGACGGTGGCGATCGTGCAGACGATCAGCATCGGTGCGGCGCGTGTCGATACGGTAGGCACCTCGGAGACGCGCAGCGTCGGCGGGCCGCAGGCGAACACGATTGGCGCGACAAGGTCGGTGGCGGTCGGGGCGGACCAGAGCCACGCGATCGGCGCTTCGGATTCCTGGCAGATCGCCGCCGATCAGGGAGTGAAGATCGGCGGGGCGCAGTCGACGGAAATCGGCGCGGAACGGAGTGCCAAGGTCGCGGCGGACGATGCGACCGAGGTCGGCGGCTCGCGTGGCCTGAAGATCGCCAAGGGCAGCCTTGTCGAGGTCGGCGAAGACGGCGCCATGAAGATCGGGAAGGACCTTTTGATCGACGCCGGCGATTCGATCGTCATCAAATGCGGCTCGGCGGCCATCTCGATGAAGAAAGACGGTACCATCAACATCGAGGGCAAGGACATCAGCATCAACGGCTCCGGCAAGATCAACGTCAAGGCGTCGAGCGAGATCACCATGAAGGGTTCGAAGATCAACCAGAATTGA
- a CDS encoding DUF6484 domain-containing protein produces the protein MKANARRIHDVVIGQFLGFGENGPLVTHGGSLEGRAVTARTLAELTPGMAGCDVALLFEEGDPARPLIVGRVVEPPGRKPQAEILSDGERVVVTGRERIELRCGKATIIMEKDGHITIRGTYLVSHASAANRIRGGSVNLN, from the coding sequence GTGAAGGCGAACGCGCGGCGAATCCATGATGTCGTCATCGGCCAATTTCTTGGTTTCGGCGAGAACGGTCCGCTGGTCACGCATGGCGGCAGCCTGGAAGGGCGGGCGGTCACCGCGCGAACGCTTGCCGAACTGACGCCTGGCATGGCCGGCTGCGACGTCGCCCTTCTGTTCGAGGAAGGCGATCCGGCGCGCCCGCTCATTGTCGGAAGGGTGGTCGAGCCGCCCGGCAGGAAGCCCCAGGCCGAAATCCTGAGTGACGGGGAGCGTGTCGTCGTTACAGGCAGGGAACGGATTGAACTTCGCTGCGGCAAGGCGACCATCATCATGGAGAAGGATGGCCACATCACCATCCGCGGCACCTATCTCGTCAGCCACGCGAGCGCGGCGAACCGCATCCGCGGCGGCTCGGTGAACCTGAACTGA
- a CDS encoding DUF4150 domain-containing protein, whose protein sequence is MSGVFANGLEISGKAVQAQTIAVMPDVCFTPPENPATPPGVPVPYPSFGMASDTESGTGTVFIGGKTVNIKNKSDESRTSGTEAGCATKKGIITSKNTGKKYFNSWSNDVKFDGEPVIRFSDLATHNHASPIGNTGPWPEICKANPAVMACAKILNKIGMQIHVHGESPCESPDESEHYFENQMMQTKRKDGTNFKPWKDYTTAGAPCVCMQSWHEEDHSTPSSADGPKRGTPHNKKTTAMRDFLEKNDTPTLGTAVDKTKEAYRAHDPRISKLKPKAKQDEALDCMETILMAYLQAVAEPVKDPKAKGGKRQPTKTEMRATKLRVTSY, encoded by the coding sequence ATGTCGGGGGTCTTCGCAAACGGGCTGGAAATCTCGGGCAAGGCGGTGCAGGCGCAGACGATCGCCGTCATGCCCGACGTTTGCTTCACGCCGCCGGAAAACCCTGCGACGCCGCCTGGCGTGCCAGTCCCTTATCCGAGCTTCGGCATGGCTTCGGACACCGAAAGCGGTACTGGCACCGTTTTTATCGGCGGCAAGACGGTCAATATCAAGAACAAATCCGACGAATCCCGCACCTCCGGCACCGAGGCCGGCTGCGCGACCAAGAAAGGCATCATCACCTCCAAAAACACGGGTAAGAAATATTTCAATTCCTGGTCAAACGACGTCAAGTTCGACGGCGAGCCGGTGATCCGCTTCAGTGATCTGGCTACGCACAATCACGCCTCGCCGATAGGAAATACCGGACCTTGGCCGGAAATCTGCAAGGCGAACCCTGCCGTCATGGCATGCGCCAAGATACTGAACAAAATCGGGATGCAAATCCACGTCCACGGCGAGTCGCCCTGCGAAAGTCCGGACGAGTCCGAGCATTATTTCGAAAATCAGATGATGCAGACCAAACGGAAGGATGGCACGAACTTCAAGCCATGGAAGGACTACACCACGGCCGGCGCACCCTGCGTTTGTATGCAATCCTGGCATGAGGAAGATCACTCCACGCCATCAAGCGCGGATGGACCGAAGAGAGGCACACCGCACAATAAGAAGACCACCGCGATGCGGGATTTTCTGGAGAAGAACGATACTCCGACGCTGGGCACGGCCGTCGACAAGACGAAAGAGGCCTATCGTGCGCACGATCCGAGGATAAGCAAGCTGAAGCCCAAAGCAAAGCAGGATGAGGCGCTCGACTGCATGGAAACCATTCTGATGGCTTATCTGCAGGCGGTGGCCGAACCGGTGAAGGATCCCAAGGCAAAGGGCGGCAAACGGCAGCCCACCAAGACTGAAATGCGTGCCACGAAACTCAGAGTCACATCGTACTAG